The Nitrospirota bacterium genome has a segment encoding these proteins:
- a CDS encoding SUMF1/EgtB/PvdO family nonheme iron enzyme → MRFFVGSWALPVLLAACEAKKQDAPPPVAGVGTIEGRVVPARAGVFIRVERTSLATTTDSAGKFRIHLAPEGQISVTAEYRDEAGATFIARRTVTVEKEEKTTVEDLRVVPAGTIRGMARLKGGSIRAGIEVVLVGTRHEARTENDGSFVMGAVAPDAYTVAFVSTGFGAVQREDVEVAEGETTDLGWVELEAESDPGNRTVYGTVTGMVTDTEGSPISEAVISATPGAGLAMTDENGTYTLGGLFPVTVSLLAQKVDYVSRSLSVFITAGQKASGDITLTRRRRLGDARHTIFSNEPPTVALNCPDVLAPGGKGSVSIRSVDPDGDHATLSSITALSGAVLSESIIPCAGEERAACATVEVVAPSSGGEVTLQVSATDGSLRVDGRCEMAVADGTGGVNQCPVVSMSGPLTVSPGRTLLLRNSRVDADGDPVSVRWQATGGRIMEATDEAAAWTAPGHTGQEEIRACVTDGKCEPSACATIRIQVAESPADSRAPTCAPTGASSARIHETVTLTAAASDPDGDSIRISWSSSGGHLSSKSGPVVTWTAGDVPGPYGVTCTARDEKGSEGTGQIGISVTKPPVGKTCPTLAARGPALVSPGGKVSIDFLASDTNQPEEVLTGGCTMPPGSYDVSNIRATGAANFGWTAPDVPGVFVFHCSTSNSVCTRSFEHAVQVVAAPVLGIGVSCSSPALLGGQSTSCAVTASEQADFRWTASGGRLSSTTGSEVTWTAPSCPRCAGMYALTVAASAADGRVNAAQQTIGVQLANRAPEVSLDGPAEADPLQLVGLTARASDADDLPAPLACDWTASGGTLAKAEGCGEQVWTAPAVPGKYSVFVVAGDSDRSSSASTEITVKPPAGGRRPTGSISAPAKVAVGAPADLACSGMAPDAKLLTYAWNATGGSFSQTDGTSASAGTVRTRWTAPNAAGPVTITCIIQDDASPPSIFQDRHIVEVTALPSGAAYECDENTLALYHLDETTGTVAFDACGERHGVRKEGEIDQDGVAGRSYFFDGADDFLKIPDALNPGVESRFTIEAWFKLKCDCPGSGLTLVSKGGGSEGTFDLRVMENGQIRFSMTPFDRSALSPVASVRTVHDDGWHHAAAAYDGRTLSLHLDGRLESSGAYHKTLGDSDFPLLIGASDSDEDGRPDARFFKGWIDEVRISSAARASNEMNVVRESRALKWAKSSGNPIFAATDLWEMASVAYPSVLKVSSTYVMFYQGGSIAAWNIGEATSKDGISWTRLPVPIVTIGSSGAWDAGRVQMPSIYYDGAEYWMYYGGKAKTTDTSSKLGLAKSTDGLKFTKHESNPLLEPGGTAAWDEITGFPGSVVRESGEFRIYYTGYTASESTKGRIGLATSSDGVKWTRHDSNPLLAPGDTGQFDDTSVQNPRAVKIGAIWYLFYEGVKKGGTTTIGLATSLDGIRWTKADSNPVLGAGQAWEVLPQLQTGFPLLDGDQIKLYYSATTLTGAKIALAYELPETFIPAGRFVMGSDADEGLATERPEHVVYLSPYWMDRFEVTNAAFRSCVDTGPCSAPSGGSGSATRSSYYGDAAFDLHPVVRVTWNQADQYCRWIGKRLPTEAEWEKAARGPYPDERPYPWGDGEPSCWPANIRGCVGDTERVGFMAGSSASPYGLFDLGGNVAEWVGDWSDSTYYGVSLPRDPAGPATGSLKTARGGSWNDAEPKQTTRVSYRESSAGAESFASTEVGFRCARNP, encoded by the coding sequence ATGAGGTTTTTCGTCGGGTCGTGGGCGCTACCGGTTCTGCTTGCAGCGTGTGAGGCGAAGAAACAGGACGCTCCACCGCCGGTGGCCGGAGTCGGTACGATTGAAGGCCGGGTGGTCCCCGCCCGAGCAGGCGTTTTCATTCGAGTTGAGAGGACTTCCCTCGCAACGACCACCGATTCGGCAGGAAAGTTTCGGATCCATCTTGCCCCGGAGGGGCAGATAAGTGTGACGGCGGAGTACCGCGATGAAGCGGGGGCGACCTTCATCGCACGACGGACCGTTACAGTCGAAAAGGAAGAAAAGACGACCGTGGAAGACTTGAGGGTGGTTCCGGCCGGAACGATTCGAGGGATGGCTCGACTCAAAGGGGGAAGCATACGCGCGGGGATCGAGGTTGTCCTGGTGGGGACCCGTCATGAGGCCCGAACGGAAAATGACGGATCGTTCGTGATGGGCGCTGTCGCACCGGACGCCTACACCGTGGCCTTCGTATCCACCGGGTTTGGTGCGGTTCAGCGCGAAGACGTGGAAGTGGCTGAAGGAGAGACCACGGACCTTGGCTGGGTGGAGCTCGAAGCGGAGTCGGATCCCGGCAATCGCACGGTGTATGGCACGGTCACCGGCATGGTTACGGATACCGAAGGGAGTCCTATCAGTGAAGCGGTTATTTCCGCCACACCGGGAGCGGGCCTTGCCATGACGGATGAGAATGGGACCTACACCTTGGGGGGGCTCTTCCCTGTGACGGTTTCCCTTCTTGCGCAGAAAGTTGACTATGTATCACGGTCCCTGAGCGTGTTCATTACGGCGGGCCAGAAGGCGTCCGGGGATATCACCCTCACCCGCCGGCGCCGGCTGGGCGACGCACGACACACGATCTTTTCCAATGAACCTCCAACCGTTGCGCTGAACTGTCCGGATGTCCTGGCGCCGGGTGGGAAAGGGTCCGTCTCCATCCGATCGGTGGATCCGGACGGGGATCACGCAACCCTTTCGAGTATTACCGCGTTGTCGGGCGCAGTCCTGTCGGAAAGCATCATCCCGTGTGCGGGAGAGGAAAGGGCGGCGTGCGCCACCGTGGAAGTGGTTGCGCCCTCTTCGGGCGGCGAAGTGACCCTTCAGGTATCAGCAACGGATGGTTCGCTGAGAGTGGACGGTCGCTGCGAAATGGCCGTGGCGGACGGAACGGGAGGGGTCAATCAATGCCCTGTGGTCTCGATGAGCGGTCCACTCACGGTTTCACCGGGGCGAACATTGCTGCTGCGGAACTCCCGGGTCGATGCCGACGGAGATCCCGTGTCGGTGAGATGGCAGGCGACGGGTGGGAGGATCATGGAAGCAACGGACGAGGCCGCGGCGTGGACGGCGCCGGGTCATACGGGTCAAGAAGAGATTCGGGCCTGCGTGACCGATGGAAAATGTGAACCGAGCGCCTGCGCGACGATCCGAATCCAAGTCGCCGAGTCGCCTGCGGACAGCCGCGCCCCGACGTGCGCTCCCACGGGGGCGTCTTCCGCCCGTATCCATGAAACGGTAACCCTGACCGCGGCCGCGTCGGATCCGGACGGGGATTCGATCCGGATCTCCTGGAGCTCCTCCGGTGGCCACCTTTCTTCCAAGAGCGGGCCGGTGGTGACGTGGACGGCCGGTGATGTGCCCGGCCCGTACGGTGTGACGTGCACGGCTCGTGACGAAAAAGGCTCCGAAGGAACCGGCCAGATCGGCATCTCCGTGACGAAGCCACCGGTGGGCAAGACGTGTCCGACCCTCGCGGCCCGCGGCCCGGCCCTGGTCTCGCCAGGCGGAAAGGTGTCCATCGATTTCCTGGCCTCGGACACGAACCAACCTGAGGAGGTCCTCACAGGCGGGTGCACAATGCCCCCGGGTTCATACGACGTGTCGAATATTCGGGCGACCGGTGCTGCGAATTTTGGCTGGACGGCGCCGGATGTTCCGGGCGTATTCGTGTTCCACTGCTCCACCTCCAATTCGGTTTGCACGCGATCGTTCGAGCATGCCGTCCAGGTGGTGGCCGCCCCAGTCCTGGGGATCGGCGTGAGCTGTTCTTCCCCCGCGCTGCTGGGCGGCCAGTCCACTTCCTGCGCGGTGACCGCCTCCGAGCAGGCGGATTTCCGCTGGACCGCTTCCGGAGGACGCTTGTCCTCGACCACCGGATCGGAAGTGACTTGGACCGCCCCTTCCTGTCCGCGGTGCGCCGGTATGTATGCCCTGACCGTGGCTGCTTCGGCGGCCGATGGCCGGGTCAACGCCGCACAGCAGACCATCGGTGTCCAACTGGCAAATCGGGCACCCGAGGTTTCGTTGGATGGACCGGCCGAAGCGGATCCGTTGCAACTGGTCGGTCTCACGGCCCGCGCATCCGATGCCGATGATCTCCCGGCGCCCCTCGCATGCGATTGGACGGCTTCGGGGGGGACCCTCGCCAAGGCAGAAGGCTGTGGCGAACAAGTTTGGACGGCTCCCGCCGTTCCTGGGAAGTATTCCGTCTTCGTCGTTGCCGGTGATTCGGACCGATCCTCCTCCGCTTCCACCGAGATCACGGTCAAACCGCCTGCGGGCGGGCGTCGGCCCACAGGATCCATTTCCGCGCCGGCCAAGGTCGCCGTCGGTGCGCCGGCGGATCTTGCGTGCAGCGGCATGGCCCCAGATGCCAAACTCCTCACTTACGCTTGGAACGCGACGGGTGGATCTTTTTCCCAGACGGACGGGACTTCAGCGAGCGCTGGGACCGTTCGGACCCGGTGGACGGCTCCGAATGCCGCAGGACCGGTCACGATAACCTGCATCATTCAGGACGACGCGTCACCGCCGAGCATCTTTCAAGATCGGCACATCGTGGAGGTGACCGCTCTCCCCTCCGGAGCCGCCTACGAGTGCGATGAGAATACCCTCGCTCTCTACCACCTCGATGAAACGACGGGGACGGTTGCGTTCGACGCATGCGGCGAGCGCCATGGAGTTCGCAAAGAGGGGGAAATCGATCAGGACGGTGTTGCGGGTCGTTCCTATTTCTTCGATGGGGCGGACGATTTCCTGAAGATTCCCGATGCCCTCAATCCGGGAGTGGAATCGCGCTTCACGATCGAGGCGTGGTTCAAGCTCAAGTGCGATTGCCCCGGCTCCGGGCTGACGCTGGTCTCGAAGGGTGGGGGAAGCGAGGGGACGTTTGATCTGCGCGTGATGGAGAACGGACAGATTCGATTTTCGATGACGCCTTTCGATCGGTCCGCTCTGTCGCCCGTGGCCTCGGTGCGAACCGTGCATGATGACGGATGGCACCACGCCGCCGCCGCGTACGATGGTCGAACCCTCAGCCTCCATCTGGACGGACGCTTGGAGTCGAGCGGCGCGTATCACAAGACCCTCGGGGACTCGGATTTCCCGCTCCTGATCGGCGCGTCGGATTCCGATGAGGATGGAAGGCCCGATGCGAGGTTTTTCAAGGGTTGGATCGATGAGGTCCGTATTTCTTCGGCGGCGAGAGCTTCCAACGAGATGAACGTGGTCCGGGAGAGCCGGGCGCTGAAATGGGCGAAAAGCAGCGGGAATCCGATCTTTGCAGCCACCGATCTCTGGGAAATGGCGAGCGTTGCGTATCCGTCGGTCCTCAAAGTCTCGTCGACCTATGTCATGTTCTATCAAGGGGGAAGCATTGCCGCATGGAACATCGGCGAGGCCACGTCCAAGGATGGAATCTCATGGACACGGCTGCCGGTGCCCATCGTTACCATCGGTTCGTCCGGCGCGTGGGACGCCGGTCGGGTGCAAATGCCTTCCATCTACTACGACGGAGCGGAGTACTGGATGTATTATGGCGGGAAGGCCAAGACAACCGATACCTCGAGCAAGCTGGGCCTGGCGAAATCGACGGACGGCCTCAAGTTCACCAAGCATGAGTCCAATCCTCTCCTCGAACCGGGAGGGACCGCTGCCTGGGATGAAATCACCGGATTTCCAGGATCCGTGGTGAGGGAGAGTGGAGAGTTCAGGATCTACTACACCGGATACACCGCGTCCGAATCCACCAAAGGCCGCATCGGACTCGCGACATCCTCCGACGGGGTGAAGTGGACGCGCCACGACTCGAACCCGTTGCTCGCGCCGGGCGATACCGGCCAATTCGACGACACGTCGGTTCAGAATCCACGGGCCGTCAAGATTGGCGCGATCTGGTATCTCTTCTACGAGGGCGTGAAGAAGGGGGGAACGACCACCATCGGCTTGGCCACCTCTCTGGATGGCATTCGATGGACCAAAGCCGACTCCAATCCCGTCCTCGGCGCCGGCCAGGCGTGGGAAGTGCTTCCCCAACTTCAGACGGGCTTTCCCCTCTTGGACGGGGACCAGATCAAACTCTACTACTCGGCCACAACCCTGACCGGAGCCAAGATCGCCCTTGCGTACGAACTCCCGGAGACTTTCATCCCGGCCGGGCGCTTTGTGATGGGGAGCGATGCCGATGAAGGCCTGGCGACGGAACGCCCGGAGCACGTTGTCTATCTGTCACCGTACTGGATGGACCGCTTCGAAGTTACAAACGCGGCCTTCCGATCGTGCGTAGATACGGGCCCGTGCAGCGCTCCAAGCGGCGGGTCGGGGTCGGCCACGCGATCGTCCTACTACGGCGATGCCGCGTTCGATCTCCACCCGGTCGTCCGAGTGACGTGGAACCAGGCCGACCAGTATTGCCGTTGGATCGGGAAGCGATTGCCCACGGAGGCGGAGTGGGAGAAAGCGGCCCGGGGGCCCTATCCGGACGAGCGCCCCTATCCATGGGGAGATGGAGAGCCATCCTGCTGGCCGGCGAATATTCGAGGTTGCGTGGGCGATACGGAAAGGGTCGGCTTCATGGCCGGAAGTTCCGCCTCCCCGTATGGCCTCTTCGATTTGGGCGGCAATGTGGCCGAATGGGTAGGCGATTGGTCCGACTCGACGTATTACGGCGTGAGTCTCCCTCGTGATCCTGCCGGTCCGGCTACCGGTTCCCTCAAAACGGCTCGCGGGGGCTCGTGGAATGATGCGGAGCCGAAACAGACGACTCGCGTGTCGTACCGTGAATCCTCGGCGGGTGCGGAGAGTTTCGCGAGCACCGAAGTGGGGTTCCGTTGCGCGCGGAATCCGTGA
- a CDS encoding carboxypeptidase regulatory-like domain-containing protein — MNLNRSLSVFAALFVALAAACEKNDLGDPLTVRTGSVVGRVTLLGEAKSQAAIRLEGTNTQTTSDAKGGFRLDLAAPGKNVLTAFFDAPEGSTYGIRRDIEIVEGEVLGLGEVALAQVGAVAGEVKLQDRRTHLGSDVFVPGTEMWTQTSTDGSYTLTRVPPGFYRLVAANRDFEMVEYAEFEVASGETTVLPAIELHRRGEDSQRGALSGRVFSLVGRPLEGAIVSMIPPIRTATTGEDGGYEFKDLDPAEYLLRAELEGKVTGSKRAVVRANETATAHLALPALPNQDKPGRGGWNSEPRLMVTCPESVRVGESAGLRADAMDSDGDPVTLGPFAATGGAFSSPSDGEACEPEEGGVCATAEWKAPDRPGLYMIRSTASDGQLMAEASCEIAVSRASGPDNHCPMVAITGATRTLVARHVSLAVSGSDQEGDPISYNWSASGGSLDRRTGEEVIWTAPRSAGDYDVSVCASDGQCAKSCATARINVGEEAEKATFPACGISGPTLASGGSVVGLWAATYDPNAFPVKVQWSATGGTFPIPEGALANWSAPAQSGMYTVSAKATAASGSTATCQMGIVVTDSAAVRGCPTLDVQGSSTSVKAMPVRVEFVAEGRESGGLSSNLSCDTPNGPFQTFDVSAEGAVFEWFPLFEGVYTFSCKIAEGSCAVGRLHSIAVTDRPDDLPPFVGVSCTADKLLPGQSTLCLAFGKDPKDQEVTFTWSVAAGTLSSLAGDSVMWTAPPAGGEYRIAIVGSDGANEARSSHSLRVGAPRSVTDFSPSDAVPEGEYACDASTVALYHFNETEGATAQDTCGSHPAVIRGAAVNRAGRWVGAYSFDGWDDSVEIPAAAVSGLANGTVEAWVKLTATWRDYEWAIRRSEEADQCDLRMRYTARTQSWGATWNNECVDINHKLDRNTATDFGWHHLAVTWDGVLWKMYQDGLLRVASPDVAGLESNDNPLVIGLVTAGVESALYGMVDELRISDRAREPEEFRVLAAPVSPIWTDKSAMAGARADAASAAVEGKLYVFGGRKEENEALSTNEEFDLLKDSWSSKKDMPTDRWDAVAVAIGRRVHLIGGTRFKDKPLLVAKNEEYDTEKDAWSKRADWPRPRFGAVAAAVDGQVFVLGGSSEFQDQGSLPQVDRYDPVTDGWTERAPIPTARSHAAVAVRAGSIYVIGGASDEGFRNSTERYDARSDTWSILAPMPTPRKSAVALVDNDFIYVIGGEDGSTLKVVEAYDPVRNTWTSLDPLPDPRTRFVGTVFQRLLFLVGGYDGTAVLSSVLQGFLFPPRPE; from the coding sequence ATGAACCTGAACCGGTCGCTGAGTGTCTTTGCCGCCCTCTTCGTCGCCTTGGCCGCGGCCTGCGAGAAGAATGATCTCGGCGACCCCCTGACTGTTCGAACAGGCTCGGTCGTCGGCCGAGTGACCCTCCTCGGCGAGGCAAAGTCCCAAGCGGCTATCCGGCTTGAGGGGACCAATACTCAAACCACATCGGATGCGAAAGGCGGCTTCCGTCTCGATCTTGCCGCGCCGGGGAAGAATGTGCTGACGGCCTTCTTCGATGCACCCGAGGGATCGACGTATGGGATTCGCCGGGACATCGAAATCGTGGAAGGCGAAGTTCTCGGCTTGGGAGAAGTAGCACTCGCCCAGGTCGGCGCCGTGGCGGGGGAAGTGAAGCTTCAAGATCGGAGGACCCATCTCGGCTCAGACGTCTTCGTACCGGGGACGGAAATGTGGACGCAGACGTCGACGGACGGTTCGTACACCCTGACGCGTGTCCCACCCGGTTTCTACCGCCTCGTGGCAGCGAATCGAGATTTTGAAATGGTCGAGTACGCCGAGTTCGAAGTGGCATCGGGAGAAACGACGGTTCTACCGGCGATTGAACTTCATCGCAGAGGGGAAGACTCTCAGCGGGGAGCCCTTTCGGGTCGTGTCTTCAGTCTCGTGGGAAGGCCGCTTGAAGGAGCCATCGTGAGCATGATTCCACCGATTCGGACGGCCACCACCGGGGAGGACGGGGGTTACGAATTCAAAGACCTCGATCCCGCGGAATACCTCCTCCGCGCGGAACTCGAAGGAAAAGTGACCGGCAGCAAGCGCGCGGTCGTCCGCGCCAACGAGACGGCCACGGCCCACCTGGCGCTTCCGGCGTTGCCGAATCAGGACAAACCGGGCCGGGGAGGCTGGAACTCGGAGCCTCGCCTCATGGTGACCTGTCCCGAATCTGTGCGCGTCGGAGAATCGGCGGGATTGCGGGCCGATGCGATGGATAGCGATGGCGATCCCGTCACCCTGGGCCCGTTTGCGGCAACCGGAGGGGCGTTCTCTTCGCCGAGCGATGGTGAGGCGTGCGAACCGGAAGAGGGCGGCGTCTGCGCGACCGCCGAATGGAAAGCTCCCGATCGCCCCGGTCTGTACATGATCCGGTCGACGGCCTCGGATGGTCAACTCATGGCGGAGGCTTCCTGCGAGATCGCGGTCTCGCGGGCGTCCGGACCGGATAATCATTGCCCCATGGTGGCGATCACCGGCGCGACCCGAACGCTTGTGGCCCGTCACGTGTCGTTGGCGGTCTCGGGGTCGGACCAGGAGGGGGATCCGATTTCGTACAACTGGTCCGCTTCCGGCGGATCGCTCGACCGGCGGACGGGTGAAGAAGTAATCTGGACCGCCCCGCGCTCGGCAGGCGATTACGACGTTTCCGTCTGCGCATCGGACGGCCAATGCGCCAAGTCGTGCGCCACCGCGCGGATCAATGTCGGAGAAGAAGCCGAAAAGGCCACTTTTCCGGCCTGCGGGATCTCGGGCCCCACGCTGGCATCGGGGGGTTCCGTGGTCGGCCTCTGGGCGGCGACGTACGATCCCAACGCGTTTCCCGTCAAGGTCCAGTGGTCGGCCACGGGCGGAACTTTCCCCATTCCGGAAGGAGCCCTGGCCAATTGGTCGGCCCCGGCCCAAAGCGGCATGTACACCGTTTCCGCCAAAGCCACGGCCGCCAGCGGCTCGACGGCTACGTGTCAAATGGGGATCGTCGTTACCGACTCCGCCGCGGTTCGCGGCTGTCCGACGCTGGACGTTCAAGGCTCCTCCACGTCGGTTAAAGCGATGCCGGTTCGGGTTGAATTTGTCGCCGAGGGGCGCGAGTCCGGCGGTCTTTCATCGAATCTATCGTGCGACACTCCAAACGGACCGTTCCAAACGTTCGATGTCAGCGCCGAGGGAGCCGTGTTCGAGTGGTTCCCTCTTTTTGAAGGGGTCTACACATTCTCCTGCAAGATCGCAGAGGGGAGCTGCGCCGTGGGCCGCCTTCATTCCATAGCCGTCACGGACCGACCCGACGATCTCCCGCCGTTCGTCGGAGTCTCCTGCACCGCCGACAAGCTTCTTCCGGGCCAATCGACACTTTGCCTGGCCTTCGGCAAAGATCCCAAGGATCAGGAGGTGACGTTCACATGGTCCGTGGCCGCCGGTACGCTCTCCTCCCTGGCCGGAGATTCCGTGATGTGGACGGCGCCCCCGGCGGGCGGGGAATACCGAATCGCCATCGTGGGGAGCGATGGCGCCAACGAGGCCCGCTCGTCCCATTCGCTCCGGGTGGGCGCCCCTAGATCCGTCACCGACTTCTCCCCATCCGACGCCGTTCCGGAAGGGGAGTACGCGTGCGACGCAAGCACCGTCGCTCTCTACCATTTCAACGAAACGGAGGGGGCGACCGCGCAAGATACGTGTGGATCCCATCCGGCGGTCATTCGCGGCGCTGCCGTCAACCGGGCCGGCCGGTGGGTGGGGGCGTACTCCTTCGATGGATGGGACGATTCGGTGGAGATCCCGGCGGCGGCGGTGTCGGGACTGGCCAACGGTACCGTCGAGGCGTGGGTGAAACTGACCGCTACATGGCGCGACTACGAATGGGCGATCCGAAGAAGCGAGGAGGCGGATCAATGTGATCTCAGGATGAGGTACACGGCGAGAACTCAGTCCTGGGGAGCGACGTGGAACAATGAGTGCGTGGATATCAACCACAAGCTGGACCGGAACACGGCGACGGATTTTGGCTGGCATCATCTGGCCGTGACGTGGGACGGCGTGCTCTGGAAAATGTACCAGGATGGGCTGTTGCGCGTCGCCTCGCCTGATGTGGCCGGGCTGGAATCGAACGACAACCCCTTGGTGATCGGCCTGGTGACGGCCGGGGTCGAAAGCGCGCTGTATGGCATGGTGGACGAGCTTCGCATTTCCGATCGCGCCCGCGAGCCGGAGGAATTTCGTGTTCTTGCGGCGCCGGTCTCTCCGATTTGGACCGACAAGTCGGCGATGGCGGGGGCGAGAGCCGATGCCGCCTCCGCCGCGGTGGAAGGGAAGTTGTATGTATTTGGAGGCAGAAAGGAGGAGAACGAGGCGCTCTCGACCAACGAGGAATTCGATCTTCTCAAAGATTCGTGGTCCTCGAAAAAAGACATGCCCACCGATCGGTGGGATGCGGTTGCGGTGGCCATCGGCCGCCGGGTCCATCTGATCGGGGGCACCCGGTTCAAAGACAAGCCACTTCTTGTGGCAAAGAACGAGGAGTACGACACGGAGAAGGACGCTTGGTCCAAGCGCGCGGATTGGCCGCGGCCCCGATTCGGCGCCGTGGCGGCGGCAGTGGACGGGCAGGTCTTTGTGCTCGGGGGATCGAGCGAATTCCAGGACCAGGGCAGCCTGCCGCAGGTCGATCGGTATGACCCGGTGACGGACGGATGGACGGAACGCGCGCCGATACCCACGGCCCGATCGCACGCGGCCGTGGCCGTGCGGGCAGGATCGATCTATGTCATCGGGGGAGCGAGTGATGAGGGATTTCGGAATTCCACCGAGCGATATGACGCGCGCTCCGATACCTGGTCGATTCTTGCGCCCATGCCGACTCCAAGGAAATCCGCCGTGGCGCTGGTCGATAACGATTTCATTTACGTCATTGGCGGAGAGGACGGGTCCACGCTGAAGGTCGTCGAAGCCTACGATCCCGTTAGGAATACGTGGACATCATTGGATCCGCTTCCCGATCCTCGAACGCGGTTCGTGGGAACGGTATTTCAGAGGCTGTTGTTTCTGGTGGGTGGGTACGACGGTACAGCCGTTCTGTCATCGGTCCTTCAAGGATTTCTCTTTCCCCCCCGCCCGGAATAG
- a CDS encoding NAD-dependent malic enzyme: MTTQDKPEVRPSPGYSFTLRAQIRNVPGMLGKLTSAIGKAGGDIGAIELIEATRDQVTREVTINATGSDHMDQIIVRVKDLRDVRIIHVFDQVFQKHRGGKIQTSLKAPIRNRTDLSLVYTPGVARVTQAIHEDPSKVFAFTIKRNTVCVLSDGSAVLGLGNMGPEAALPVMEGKCALFKEFGGVDAFPLCLKTQKVDDIVNTVKFVAPVFGGFNLEDISAPRCFEIEERLKKDLDVPVFHDDQHGTAVVVLAALINALKVVKKSYKELKVVILGAGAAGIQCGRILMEMGVKNIIACDRNGIIYKGRKENMNFMKEWFADRTNKSGLKGTLSDALVGADLFMGLSGPKLVEAKDIKRMNKKAIVFALSNPTPEIMPEEAAPHATIIATGRSDYPNQINNVLCFPGLFRGVLDCQARDINMQMKIAAAKAIAGTIGKDEIYEDYIIPSVFNKKVSLSVAEAVIESAIKTGVARRKRTKIQPEMGL, from the coding sequence ATGACAACCCAAGACAAACCAGAAGTCCGCCCTTCTCCGGGCTACAGCTTCACGCTGAGGGCGCAGATCCGCAACGTGCCCGGCATGCTCGGCAAACTCACGTCCGCGATCGGCAAGGCCGGCGGCGACATTGGCGCCATCGAACTCATCGAGGCCACGCGCGATCAGGTCACCCGCGAGGTCACGATCAACGCGACCGGCTCGGATCACATGGACCAGATCATCGTCCGCGTCAAGGATCTCCGCGACGTCAGAATCATTCACGTCTTCGACCAGGTTTTTCAGAAGCATCGCGGCGGAAAAATTCAGACCTCGCTCAAGGCGCCCATTCGGAATCGGACCGATCTCTCGCTCGTCTACACACCGGGTGTGGCCCGCGTAACCCAGGCGATCCATGAGGATCCCTCAAAAGTTTTCGCCTTCACGATCAAGCGGAACACGGTGTGCGTACTGTCAGACGGCAGCGCCGTACTGGGACTCGGCAACATGGGTCCCGAGGCCGCCCTCCCCGTTATGGAGGGGAAGTGCGCCCTGTTCAAGGAGTTCGGCGGCGTGGACGCCTTTCCCCTCTGCCTCAAAACCCAAAAAGTGGACGACATCGTCAATACCGTGAAATTCGTCGCGCCGGTTTTCGGTGGCTTCAATCTGGAAGACATCTCGGCGCCGCGTTGTTTTGAAATCGAAGAACGTCTCAAGAAGGACTTGGATGTGCCCGTTTTTCATGACGATCAGCACGGCACCGCCGTCGTGGTCCTGGCCGCCCTCATCAATGCGCTCAAAGTCGTGAAGAAGTCCTACAAGGAGTTGAAAGTCGTCATCCTTGGCGCCGGAGCTGCGGGGATCCAATGCGGCCGAATCCTGATGGAAATGGGCGTGAAAAACATCATTGCCTGCGACCGGAATGGAATCATCTACAAAGGGCGCAAAGAGAACATGAATTTTATGAAGGAATGGTTCGCCGACCGCACGAACAAGAGCGGGCTCAAGGGGACGCTTTCGGATGCGCTCGTGGGGGCCGACCTTTTCATGGGGCTGTCCGGTCCGAAACTCGTCGAAGCCAAGGACATCAAGCGGATGAACAAGAAGGCGATCGTGTTTGCCCTCTCCAATCCCACTCCGGAGATCATGCCGGAAGAGGCCGCTCCCCATGCCACGATCATCGCCACCGGCCGCTCGGACTACCCGAACCAGATCAACAACGTCCTTTGTTTCCCCGGCCTTTTCCGGGGCGTGTTGGATTGCCAGGCCCGGGACATCAATATGCAGATGAAGATTGCCGCGGCGAAAGCCATTGCCGGCACGATAGGCAAGGACGAGATCTACGAGGACTACATCATCCCGAGCGTTTTCAACAAGAAAGTTTCTCTCTCCGTCGCCGAGGCCGTGATCGAGTCTGCGATCAAGACAGGCGTCGCCCGCCGAAAGCGCACGAAGATCCAGCCCGAGATGGGGCTGTAG
- a CDS encoding protein-L-isoaspartate(D-aspartate) O-methyltransferase: MGASSDAGIKPAPTPSPLRGLGGGERPSIDETRMTTLREQMVKVQLEGRDVIDPAVLRVMRKVKRHLFVPPSQAPEAYEDYPLPIGEGQTISQPYIVGLMTQSMGLRGGDRVLEIGTGSGYQAAVLAELAAEVFTIEIIPALGKSAEERLKRLDYKNVHVKIGDGYRGWPEHAPFDAVMVTAAADEIPVPLVEQLKPGGRLVIPVGPPALSQDLIIGTKTAEGTLEKRSVRPVRFVPLIRTH, from the coding sequence ATGGGTGCGTCTTCAGACGCAGGCATAAAGCCTGCGCCTACCCCCTCCCCCCTGAGGGGTCTGGGTGGGGGTGAACGCCCGAGCATAGACGAGACCCGCATGACCACACTACGAGAGCAAATGGTGAAAGTGCAGCTCGAAGGACGCGACGTGATCGATCCCGCCGTCCTTCGGGTCATGCGAAAGGTCAAGCGGCATCTTTTCGTACCCCCGAGTCAGGCACCTGAGGCTTACGAAGACTATCCCCTCCCGATCGGCGAGGGACAGACCATCTCCCAGCCGTACATCGTGGGGCTGATGACTCAGTCGATGGGGCTTCGAGGCGGTGATCGCGTGCTCGAGATCGGCACGGGTTCCGGATATCAGGCGGCGGTGCTCGCCGAGTTGGCCGCGGAGGTGTTTACCATCGAGATCATCCCGGCACTGGGCAAATCCGCGGAGGAAAGGCTGAAGCGTCTCGACTACAAGAACGTGCACGTGAAGATTGGGGACGGCTACAGAGGCTGGCCGGAGCATGCCCCTTTCGATGCCGTGATGGTGACCGCGGCGGCGGATGAGATTCCGGTTCCGCTCGTGGAGCAGCTCAAACCCGGAGGGCGGCTGGTCATCCCCGTCGGGCCTCCCGCACTGTCGCAAGACCTCATCATCGGAACCAAGACAGCCGAGGGAACGCTTGAGAAGCGCTCGGTGAGGCCCGTGCGCTTCGTTCCGTTGATCCGAACGCATTGA